One window of the Benincasa hispida cultivar B227 chromosome 3, ASM972705v1, whole genome shotgun sequence genome contains the following:
- the LOC120074284 gene encoding ribonuclease II, chloroplastic/mitochondrial: protein MSLDSLLSQTIMALRAVNTCSVIRSASSPPLSAFRCCLFNPSNLQFRWSSKLRCRSPVLWHKHQVFRNGGGRFYSLYSIVENVYEELEALRRRQRVSAFAKMGLVGMGSGELIEDKLVNRTLEKGLLLEFKKDSERVLLAVAQKPDGKKNWTVFDQNGVTSSIKPQQITYIVPGVENFEHTEIADFIKKAQDNLDPTLLEFAWLELLEQNKAVTTEELAEIIFGSAEPLDSYCAHLLLSRDELYFTVLQTKGSRSFYGPRPTDQVEELQRKKLVKEAAEKELQEFVELLKSAKAMPLKSKLPKSFWAAEEKTRHKIESLEAYAIDACRDVEQRKTAGMILKAMGLVKTALSAVNLLIDIGYFPRHVNLDLLKLNIRTVHSDEIIAAAESLLLEASDPDEVDRKNLTHLKVYAIDVDEADELDDALSATRLSDGRIKIWIHVADPARFVRPGSTVDREAMKRGTSIFLPTATYPMFPEKLAMDGMSLKQGEICNAVTVSVVLHSDGSIAEYSVENSIIKPTYMLTYESASELLSLNLEEEAELKILSEAATLRLAWRRQQGAIDMASLETRIKVPNPEDVDPEINLYVENQADPAMRLVSEMMILCGEVIATFGSRNNIPLPYRGQPQTNVDVSAFSHLPEGPVRSSAIVRTMRAAEIDFRKPIRHGILGIPGYVQFTSPIRRYLDLLAHYQVKAFLRGDSPPYSHGQLEGMASTVNINTKLAKKLSSISLRYWVLEYLRRQPKENRYRALILRFIKDRIAALLLVEVGIQASAWVSLGAQIGDEVQVRVENAHPRDDVLSLKEIIQ, encoded by the exons ATGAGCCTCGATTCTCTCCTTTCACAAACGATAATGGCGTTGCGAGCTGTTAACACTTGCTCGGTCATCCGCTCTGCATCATCTCCGCCTCTCTCTGCCTTCCGATGCTGCCTCTTCAATCCCAGCAACCTTCAGTTCCGTTGGAGCTCGAAATTAAGATGTAGGTCTCCTGTATTATGGCATAAACACCAAGTTTTTAGGAATGGCGGAGGTCGATTCTACTCCTTGTACAGTATTGTCGAAAACGTTTACGAAGAGCTTGAAGCTTTGCGCAGGCGACAGAGAGTTTCCGCTTTCGCTAA AATGGGATTGGTGGGCATGGGCAGTGGAGAGCTTATTGAAGATAAGCTTGTGAACCGAACATTGGAAAAGGGACTGTTGCTGGAGTTCAAGAAGGATTCGGAGAGGGTATTACTTGCAGTTGCTCAGAAACCTGATGGGAAAAAAAACTGGACGGTGTTCGATCAG AATGGTGTCACATCATCTATAAAGCCACAACAAATTACATACATTGTTCCAGGTGTTGAAAATTTTGAGCATACAGAAATTGCAGACTTCATTAAGAAAGCTCAGGATAACTTG GACCCGACACTACTGGAGTTTGCATGGCTTGAGCTTCTTGAACAAAATAAGGCAGTGACTACCGAAGAATTAGCTGAG ATCATATTTGGGAGTGCAGAGCCTCTTGATAGCTATTGTGCACATCTGTTGTTATCAAGAGATGAATTATACTTCACTGTTCTGCAGACAAAAGGTTCGCGATCTTTTTATGGTCCAAGGCCTACTGACCAA GTTGAAGAACTTCAACGTAAAAAGCTTGTGAAGGAGGCAGCTGAGAAAGAACTACAAGAGTTTGTAGAATTATTGAAATCTGCCAAGGCAATGCCTTTGAAGTCCAAACTACCTAAATCATTCTGGGCAGCTGAAGAGAAAACCAGACACAAGATTGAGTCTCTTGAAGCTTATGCTATTGATGCTTGCAGGGATGTTGAACAAAGGAAAACAGCTGGGATG ATTCTCAAGGCAATGGGACTGGTGAAAACAGCATTATCAGCAGTAAATCTTCTCATAGACATAGGGTATTTCCCTCGCCATGTTAATCTTGATCTTCTGAAGCTCAATATTCGGACAGTTCATTCAGATGAGATTATAGCAGCTGCAGAATCACTTTTACTGGAGGCATCTGATCCCGATGAG GTTGACAGGAAGAATCTCACACATCTTAAGGTTTATGCCATTGATGTTGATGAAGCAGATGAG CTTGATGATGCTTTGAGTGCAACGAGACTATCAGATGGTCGAATTAAAATATGGATTCATGTTGCTGATCCAGCTAGATTTGTTCGACCAGGAAGCACAGTAGACAG GGAGGCCATGAAAAGAGGAACTTCTATATTTCTTCCAACAGCCACATATCCTATGTTTCCAGAGAAACTTGCAATGGATGGAATGAGTTTAAAACAGGGAGAGATTTGCAATGCAGTTACTGTATCTGTTGTCCTTCATTCTGATGGAAG CATTGCAGAATACTCTGTGGAAAACTCAATCATCAAACCAACTTACATGCTGACATATGAAAGTGCGTCGGAGCTGCTTAGTTTGAACTTGGAAGAGGAGGCCGAACTTAAAATTCTATCTGAGGCTGCAACTTTGCGATTAGCTTGGCGGAGGCAACAG GGTGCAATCGACATGGCTTCTTTGGAGACACGAATAAAAGTACCAAATCCAGAAGACGTGGATCCTGAAATCAATCTCTATGTGGAAAACCAAGCTGACCCTGCCATGCGACTTGTTTCTGAGATGATGATCCTATGTGGAGAAGTTATAGCCACTTTTGGATCTCGCAATAACATTCCGTTACCTTACAGAGGACAACCTCAAACAAACGTAGATGTATCTGCATTTTCACATCTTCCAGAAGGACCTGTTAGGAGCTCTGCAATAGTTAGAACAATGCGTGCTGCTGAAATTGACTTCAGGAAGCCTATACGCCATGGGATTTTAGGAATACCTGGTTATGTTCAATTTACATCTCCCATCCGTAGGTATTTGGATCTTCTTGCACATTATCAG GTTAAGGCATTCCTAAGAGGCGACTCTCCTCCGTACTCCCATGGTCAATTGGAAGGGATGGCATCAACTGTaaatataaatactaaattgGCAAAGAAGCTCTCAAGCATTAGTCTTCGTTATTGGGTATTAGAGTACTTGAGACGGCAACCAAAAGAAAATAGATATCGGGCATTGATTCTTCGGTTTATTAAAGATCGAATTGCAGCCCTGCTGTTGGTTGAG GTGGGCATTCAAGCATCTGCGTGGGTATCTCTTGGAGCACAAATTGGAGATGAAGTACAAGTTCGAGTGGAGAACGCCCATCCACGTGATGATGTTCTTTCTCTGAAGGAGATCATTCAGTAG
- the LOC120074032 gene encoding UPF0161 protein At3g09310 isoform X1 translates to MAVLSTTNCHKLQNQNPSFFAGRCHQRPFSAADFSIQYNRRNLRRPLILSKTRATSNSSSNSDQDGEVDNLGVKAALSMLKFYKREISPLLPNSCRYLPTCSEYSMQAYKKYGVAKGTILTAWRLCRCNPLGNDIALLQRELARRVDLGLILLGGLMKKACPNQKIDNFKCCI, encoded by the exons ATGGCGGTTCTTTCCACGACGAACTGCCACAAACTCCAAAACCAAAATCCAAGCTTCTTCGCCGGCCGCTGCCATCAACGGCCCTTTTCTGCTGCTGACTTCAGTATTCAATATAATCGCCGGAACCTCCGTCGGCCGTTAATCCTAAGCAAAACGCGCGCCACATCGAACTCAAGCTCAAACAGCGACCAAG ATGGCGAAGTGGACAATTTGGGTGTTAAAGCTGCATTATCCATGCTTAAATTCTACAAAC GAGAAATCTCGCCGCTATTGCCAAATAGTTGTCGCTATTTACCTACATGTAGTGAGTATTCCATGCAAGCTTACAAGAAATATGGTGTTGCGAAGGGTACTATCTTGACTGCTTGGCGTCTCTGTCGCTGCAATCCCCTTGGTAATGACATTGCTCTCCTTCAAAGGGAACTCGCGAGACGA GTGGATCTGGGTTTGATCCTCCTCGGTGGTTTGATGAAGAAAGCTTGCCCGAACCAGAAGATTGACAATTTCAAatgttgcatataa
- the LOC120074032 gene encoding putative membrane protein insertion efficiency factor isoform X2 — MAVLSTTNCHKLQNQNPSFFAGRCHQRPFSAADFSIQYNRRNLRRPLILSKTRATSNSSSNSDQGEISPLLPNSCRYLPTCSEYSMQAYKKYGVAKGTILTAWRLCRCNPLGNDIALLQRELARRVDLGLILLGGLMKKACPNQKIDNFKCCI, encoded by the exons ATGGCGGTTCTTTCCACGACGAACTGCCACAAACTCCAAAACCAAAATCCAAGCTTCTTCGCCGGCCGCTGCCATCAACGGCCCTTTTCTGCTGCTGACTTCAGTATTCAATATAATCGCCGGAACCTCCGTCGGCCGTTAATCCTAAGCAAAACGCGCGCCACATCGAACTCAAGCTCAAACAGCGACCAAG GAGAAATCTCGCCGCTATTGCCAAATAGTTGTCGCTATTTACCTACATGTAGTGAGTATTCCATGCAAGCTTACAAGAAATATGGTGTTGCGAAGGGTACTATCTTGACTGCTTGGCGTCTCTGTCGCTGCAATCCCCTTGGTAATGACATTGCTCTCCTTCAAAGGGAACTCGCGAGACGA GTGGATCTGGGTTTGATCCTCCTCGGTGGTTTGATGAAGAAAGCTTGCCCGAACCAGAAGATTGACAATTTCAAatgttgcatataa
- the LOC120074032 gene encoding UPF0161 protein At3g09310 isoform X3, with the protein MAVLSTTNCHKLQNQNPSFFAGRCHQRPFSAADFSIQYNRRNLRRPLILSKTRATSNSSSNSDQDGEVDNLGVKAALSMLKFYKREISPLLPNSCRYLPTCSEYSMQAYKKYGVAKGTILTAWRLCRCNPLGGSGFDPPRWFDEESLPEPED; encoded by the exons ATGGCGGTTCTTTCCACGACGAACTGCCACAAACTCCAAAACCAAAATCCAAGCTTCTTCGCCGGCCGCTGCCATCAACGGCCCTTTTCTGCTGCTGACTTCAGTATTCAATATAATCGCCGGAACCTCCGTCGGCCGTTAATCCTAAGCAAAACGCGCGCCACATCGAACTCAAGCTCAAACAGCGACCAAG ATGGCGAAGTGGACAATTTGGGTGTTAAAGCTGCATTATCCATGCTTAAATTCTACAAAC GAGAAATCTCGCCGCTATTGCCAAATAGTTGTCGCTATTTACCTACATGTAGTGAGTATTCCATGCAAGCTTACAAGAAATATGGTGTTGCGAAGGGTACTATCTTGACTGCTTGGCGTCTCTGTCGCTGCAATCCCCTTG GTGGATCTGGGTTTGATCCTCCTCGGTGGTTTGATGAAGAAAGCTTGCCCGAACCAGAAGATTGA
- the LOC120074713 gene encoding uncharacterized protein At5g02240, whose product MAMLTRVPLVYSASRSTSSPPLAFHQCHKCCFVPNSNSIPSPSLQILGSSISPTSQKSFRRRRVPALSVVAMADSGPSTVLVTGAGGRTGQIVYKKLKERSDQYVARGLVRTEESKQSIGGADDLFVGDIRDADSLGPAIQGIDALIILTSAVPKMKPGFDPTKGGRPEFYFEDGAYPEQVDWIGQKNQIDAAKAAGVKQIVLVGSMGGTNINHPLNSLGNGNILVWKRKAEQYLADSGVPYTIIRAGGLQDKDGGIRELLIGKDDELLQTETRTIARADVAEVCLQALQFEEAKFKAFDLASKPEGVGTPTKDFKALFAQVTTSF is encoded by the exons ATGGCGATGCTTACACGTGTCCCATTAGTCTACTCCGCCTCAAGGTCTACCTCTTCTCCACCACTAGCTTTTCATCAATGCCATAAATGTTGTTTCGTACCCAATTCTAATTCAATCCCATCTCCGTCGCTTCAAATCCTTGGCTCTTCCATTTCCCCGACCTCCCAGAAGAGTTTCAGAAGGCGCCGAGTCCCTGCTCTTTCGGTTGTTGCAATGGCGGATTCTGGTCCCTCCACCGTCCTCGTCACCGGAGCCGGTGGCAGAACCG GTCAAATAGTTTACAAGAAATTGAAGGAGAGATCGGATCAGTATGTTGCAAGAGGTTTGGTTAGAACTGAAGAGAGCAAGCAAAGTATTGGTGGAGCAGACGATCTTTTTGTTGGCGATATAAGGGATGCAGATAGCCTTGGTCCTGCAATTCAAGGCATTGACGCTCTCATCATTCTTACGAGTGCCGTGCCAAAGATGAAGCCGGGTTTTGATCCTACCAAAGGGGGCAGGCCTGAGTTCTACTTCGAGGATGGAGCATATCCTGAACAG GTTGACTGGATTGGCCAGAAGAATCAGATTGATGCTG CCAAGGCTGCTGGCGTTAAACAAATCGTTTTGGTCGGCTCTATGGGTGGAACAAATATCAACCATCCTTTGAACAGTTTGGGTAATGGGAACATATTG GTTTGGAAAAGGAAGGCTGAGCAGTATTTGGCTGACTCCGGTGTTCCATACACCATTATAAG GGCTGGAGGTCTGCAGGATAAGGATGGTGGGATCCGAGAGCTGCTGATCGGGAAGGACGATGAACTTCTTCAAACCGAGACGAGAACCATTGCCAGAGCCGATGTTGCCGAAGTCTGCCTTCAG GCACTGCAATTTGAGGAGgccaaattcaaggcatttgATCTAGCCTCAAAGCCTGAGGGAGTAGGCACGCCGACGAAGGATTTCAAGGCCTTGTTCGCTCAAGTGACAACGAGTTTCTGA